In the Symphalangus syndactylus isolate Jambi chromosome 17, NHGRI_mSymSyn1-v2.1_pri, whole genome shotgun sequence genome, AACCCTCACTCAATGACCTCCCTCCCCATGATCAACCTGCCCCTCAatgacctccctccccaccatcaACCCACCCCTCAATGATCTCCCCCTCCACGATCAAACCTCCCTCAATGACCTCCTTCCCTACGATCAACCCACACCTCAATGGCCTTCCTCCCCACGATCAACCCTCCCCTCAATGGCCTTCCTCCCCATGATCAATCTGCCCCTCAATGGCCTCCCTCCCCAGGCCTTGAAGGCTCTCTAGCACAACCAACAGTGCTGAGGAGTCCACTGGCCCCAGGGAACTGCCCAGGTCCACGGCTCATCTGCTTTCTCTTGTTGCTCTGGCTGCCAGGAAACTCAGGGCTCAGGTGTATTAACAGTTACCAGGTGGatgagctgaggtcaggagtttgagaccagcatggccaacatggtgaaaccccgtctctactaaaaatacaaaaattaaacaggcgtggtggcacacacctgtaatcccagctactcaggaggctgaggcaggagaatggctcaaactcgagaggcagaggttgcagtgagccgagatcgcaccaccgcactctagcctgggtgaaggagcaagactctgtctcaaaaaaaaaaggccaggcacggtggctcacgcttgtaatcccagcactttgggagacgggcagatcacctgaagtcaggagttcgagaccatcctggccaaaatggagaaatcccatctctactaaaaatataaaaattagccaggcatggtggcgggtgcctgtagtcccagctacttggtaggccgagacatgagaatcgcttgaacccgggaggcggaggttgcagttacccaagatggcgccactacactccagcctgggcaagagtaagACTcggtctccagaaaaaaaagtagTGACCAGCTGACACGTTATGGCCTGTGGGGTTTACGTTCACCCTCACTCCCAGCCCAGGAACGGGTTCTCCCTACCAATCCCTCCCGGTTTATACAACAGCAGGAAACATTTGCAGGGAATGCACATATGCCACGGGTCACACGATGGCTTCGAATGGTGCCTCCGTTTCCCCTCGTTCCTGTGAAAAGCTACTGTCAACCTCATGGCTCCAACAAGCTGaatacggtggctcacgcctgtaacccccaTGCTTTGGGAGGttcaagcaggagaatcgcttgagcccagaagtttgagaccagcctgggcaacacagtgagacctcatttctacaaaacataaaaaattagctgggcgtggtggtgcgtgcctatggtcccagctactggggaagctgagatgggagcataacttgagcccaggaggtgaaggctgcagtgagccgagattgcaccgctgcactccagcctgaacaacagagccagaccctgtctctaaaaataaaaattaaaaaaatacataaatgaaacaCACACTTATCCTCTCACAGTCTGGAGGGCAGAAGTTGTAACATCAAGGGTGGGCAGGGCAGGTCCCTCCCGGGGGCTCCAGGGGAAAACCCAGTTCCTGCCTTTCCAAGTGTCCAGAGGCACCCGCATCCCTTGGCTTGGggccccttcctcccccttcatGGCCACAGCGCAggctcttcctgtctctctctggctctcaccCTCCCGCCTCCTCTCGTGAGGGCCCTGTGAGGACACTGGGTCTCCAGGTCACCCAGGACGCTCTCCCGTCTCGGGTCTGTCACTCAGTCCCATCTGCAGGTCCCGTCCGCCATGAGAGGCGACACGGCGACAGGTCCTGGGGATCAGGACGGGGACGTCTTAGGGGCTGTAACTGCGTGGCCAGCACATTTCCTTAGGTCTGAGTCGGGAGCAGAGGCTTCCGTGGCAGGCTGGGCTGCGCTGGGGGGCACGGCGCAAAGGGCCTCGAATGCCAGGTTCAGGTCTGGACTCCTTCCCGGCTCCGCAGAACCACGCGGCCCGGCCCACGGGCCTGGGCTGACTCCACCCGTGCCGGCCCACACTCAGCACCGCGGGACCACGCGTCCCGACCCACAGGCCTGAGCTGACTCACACCCATCCTGTCCCACACTCAGCACCGCGGGACCACGTGTCCCGTCCCACACTCGACACCGCAGAACCATGCGGCCCAGCCCACAGGCCTGGGCTGCCCCACACCTGTCCCGTCCTACACTCGGCACCAGGGTCAGACTTCCTCCAATGAAGTTCTGCCGCTTTAACAGGGAGATCTGGGTCCAAGCTGCCCCACACACGGACCTGGAGCGCAAGGCGGCTGTAGGCAGGGTGGGCAGAGAGCAGGGCGGGCAGTGCTCACAGAACCAACACTTGCTGGGTGGATGTGGTGTGCTGTGAAGAGGGGTCGTGAGCAGCCACAGTGACCAGCAGCAGTTAGATGCGGAGCAGACGAAGGGAGCACGGTGGCCCTGAGGGCTCCGGGCTGAACAGATGCAGCAGCAATTGTTCAGGAGGGGAGGAGCGGGAGAATTCATGAGACAGAGACGGAGacggagacagagacagagacagagacatggagagagacagagacagggagacagagacgcagagacagagagggagacagagacagagagggagacagagagacagaggcagagagggagagagacgcAGCGgacagggagacagaggcagaggcagagagggagacagagacagagagggaggcaggcagagagagactgagagggagggagacagagagaaagactaGGAGCAGaggggacagggagagagagagacagagaaaagaaagagacaggccgggcgtggtggttcccgcctgtaatcccagcactttgggaggccgaggcggccggatcaccagaggtcaggagtttgagaccagcctgaccaacatggagaaatcttgtcgctacttaaaaaaaaaaaaaaaaagcaaaattagccaggcgtggtggtgcatgcctgtgatctcagctgctcggaggctgaggcaggagaatcgcttgaacctgggaggtggaggttgcagtgagccaagatcatgccattgcactccagcctgggcaacaagagcaaaactctgtctcaaaaaaaaaaaaaaaaaagaaaagaaagagagaagacaacatagaaagaggcagagaagggGTGAAAGAGAAGAAGGGGGAGGGGCAAGGACAGGCtgagccagggctggggctggtaGGAAGGCAGTGGTGGTGAGGAAGAAGCCACCGCCATCAGACACACCCCGGGCTCCTCCCGTGTGTCCCCTGAAGGGTGTGGCACGGACGCCGGCCCTGGACAGGCGCctcccctgcctcagtttcctcctgtgtCTGGCTGGCATGGCGCAGCGGCTCACCACACCTTGGCCAAGACCAGATCACACAGGGGTCCAGGGCTACTGCGGGTGAGGACAGAGCCCCTGTGTGCACCCCGCTGACCAGCCCCAAGATGAGCAGGGGCGCCCCCTCCCCTGAACACAGCTGGTAGGCCAATTTCCAGGCCACACACTGGGGGCTACAGGACAGGAATCCACCCTCTTCCCGTCccagagcccaggagtctgaggtcaAGGTGTCTCAGGGATGCGCTCCCTCCCACGGCTCTGATCCGCCTCCAGCCCTGGGGCTCCAGACGAACCTGACCTGTGGCCACACGCCCCAGCCCCGCCTCCGGCGTCGCACCAGCTCCCCATCTCTCCTGTCTCTTCTAAGGACCCTTGTGGTGGATTTCAGAGCTACCTCATCTCATCTTGATCCTTACCCAATGACATCCAAAAAGACCCTACTTTCCAGGAAGGTCCCCTCGCAGACTCTGGGGAGGCGTACTTGACGGACCCAGTCACCCCAGCACAGACCCAGGGTCCAGCTGGCTTTGCCCCGCTCTGCTACGGCCCTGAGTGGGGAAAACTGGGCCCGGGGTCCACCCGGCAAGCGTTTGCAGGGCCTGGGTCTGGGTGAGCCCTGGGACCTGAATTGGCTCCATTCTGCTGCAGCCACACCTGACCACTTCTCTCTGGATCTGGCCGGCTTGTGCCCATCGCCCCACCAGCTCTGAGGCCCAGGCAGATCTCACATGCCCATTACAGAGGGGGAGCGGAGGCTTGGGGGAGCTGAGCACCAGGTGACCCTCGCTCCCTGGCAGGCCTTGGGCGTGGTCTGGCCCAGCAGCAGCCCCTGGCCCCAGGTCCCACACGAGAGGCTGTGGTATCTGAACCGTCCCAGGGAAGCCGATCTCTGTGGCACTGGGTGCTCCAGAGCTGCCGAGAGGAAGCTGGGGCACTGGGAACCCCTTGGGGAAGGctgtgagggtgggggtggggtccgCCTGATGCCGCAGTGGGAGGCTAGGAGCCTCCCGCGACCCTGGGGAGAAGGAGGTCGAAGGTTCTCTTCCTTTGGTATGTGAGTTGTTTTCAGGTGGCTGTTAAGGGGTTGGGACTCCAATGTGCAGGGTGTCTGGACCTGCCTAGAGAGAGGGCCGTGGGGGCGGGGCGACGGCTGCCAAGGGCATCTCTCCCAGCACCGCCCTCCCCAAACCTCCCTGTGTGACATTGCCCAGATGCTCACAGGGACCCCAAGGGCAGGGCGGGGCTCACTGCTGACACGAAGGGCCAGTCACTGGCTCTTCCCCAAAACCAAGCCACATCTCCGGGCTCCTACCACCCCACCATAAACCCTGTGGCGGGGGGGCCAAGCCGAGGTCACTGAGTCCCAGGCAGGCTTGAGCGAGAGAGGTAGCAGGGCAGCTGGAGGGGTGGCCCAGATTCCACCATGCCCCCCACGGCGTGCTGAGCTCCTGGGGCTCCTACCTGAGCAAAGTCGCAGGTCTTTGGTGGCAAGCTGGAGGCGGTGGCCACGGGGGCATAGCTGGTGTCTGGGCAGGGCTGGCTGCCGAGGAAGGAGGCGGAGCTCATGAACGGGCTGGAGGGAGACGGGGGGAAGGTGAGAGTGGGCATGGGGGTGC is a window encoding:
- the LOC134733003 gene encoding uncharacterized protein, with the translated sequence MNSPAPPLLNNCCCICSARSPQGHRAPFVCSASNCCWSLWLLTTPLHSTPHPPSKCWFCEHCPPCSLPTLPTAALRSRSVCGAAWTQISLLKRQNFIGGSLTLVPSVGRDRCGAAQACGLGRMVLRSGLWVGTRGPAVLSVGRHGWSQPRPVGRAAWFCGAGKESRPEPGIRGPLRRAPQRSPACHGSLCSRLRPKEMCWPRSYSP